The following are from one region of the Dreissena polymorpha isolate Duluth1 chromosome 2, UMN_Dpol_1.0, whole genome shotgun sequence genome:
- the LOC127867053 gene encoding uncharacterized protein LOC127867053 has translation MLKIGWEVTVLEQHSHFQCDNCCGQNKNNIIIWYLLWRVLVGLHRIIALSFMLIRHTKFTPDWHFGIWKSKWRNFNAEMLSDVAASVGLSSWTGHNIPQLVGDSSNSVVI, from the exons ATGCTTAAAATAG GTTGGGAAGTTACAGTCTTGGAACAGCATTCCCACTTTCAGTGTGACAACTgttgcggccaaaataaaaacaacataatcatctggtaccttctgtggagagttcttgtag gtttACACAGAATCATCGCActaagctttatgttgataagacaTACAAAGTTTACACCAGATTGGCACTTTGGCATCTGGAAGTCAAAGTGGAG aaacttcaatgcagaaatgttgtCTGATGTCGCTGCGTCTGTGGGGTTATCGTCATGGACAGGCCACAACATCCCCCAGCTTGTGGGGGACTCTTCCAATTCTGTTGTTATCTAA